A section of the Campylobacter porcelli genome encodes:
- the ung gene encoding uracil-DNA glycosylase → MYSDLISYLDPSWQELLKDELNIQNFASIIEFLNSQTAIIYPPKELIFNAFNLCKIENLKVIIIAQDPYHNPNEAMGLAFSVPDGIKIPPSLKNIFKELIDDLDADILSSRSSDLSSWARQGVLLLNSALTVEKGRPASHSKIGWQSFINGVISTINSKFTNCVFMLWGNHARALAPLIDPKSHLILQAAHPSPLARGAFFGSRHFSKCNDYLLAHAKTPIEWLK, encoded by the coding sequence ATGTATTCAGATTTAATATCCTATTTAGATCCTAGTTGGCAAGAGCTTTTAAAAGATGAGCTAAATATCCAAAATTTTGCTAGTATAATTGAGTTTTTAAATTCGCAAACCGCCATAATCTACCCACCAAAAGAGCTTATATTTAACGCTTTTAATCTATGTAAAATAGAGAATTTAAAGGTAATAATAATCGCTCAAGATCCATATCATAATCCTAATGAGGCGATGGGATTAGCCTTTAGCGTCCCTGATGGTATAAAAATTCCGCCAAGTTTAAAAAATATATTTAAAGAGCTTATAGATGACTTAGATGCTGATATATTAAGTAGTAGAAGTAGCGATCTATCTAGCTGGGCTAGGCAAGGGGTTTTACTCTTAAATAGTGCTTTAACAGTAGAGAAAGGCCGCCCCGCATCGCACTCTAAGATTGGTTGGCAAAGCTTTATAAATGGAGTTATCAGTACTATAAATTCTAAATTTACCAACTGCGTTTTTATGCTTTGGGGCAATCACGCAAGAGCTTTGGCTCCACTAATAGACCCAAAATCCCATCTAATCTTACAAGCTGCCCATCCAAGTCCATTAGCAAGGGGAGCATTCTTTGGCTCTAGGCATTTTAGCAAGTGTAATGACTATCTATTAGCTCACGCCAAAACGCCAATTGAGTGGCTAAAATAG
- the rpmI gene encoding 50S ribosomal protein L35: MPKMKSVRGAAKRFKVGKNKIKRGSAFRSHILTKMSPKRKRDLRQSQYVDSTNVSAVKKMLCI, from the coding sequence ATGCCAAAGATGAAATCTGTTCGCGGTGCAGCTAAACGCTTTAAAGTTGGCAAAAATAAGATAAAAAGAGGCTCAGCATTTAGAAGCCATATCTTAACTAAAATGTCACCTAAGCGTAAAAGAGACTTAAGACAATCTCAATATGTAGATAGCACAAATGTCTCAGCTGTTAAAAAGATGCTTTGTATATAA
- the rsmG gene encoding 16S rRNA (guanine(527)-N(7))-methyltransferase RsmG — protein sequence MSDEIWQIVAKFDEILKKFNKIHSLTNYKDIKPVALDSIEPIKFLGFEPKVCVDVGSGAGFPAIFLAMILRECEFHLYEPIAKKSSFLSYVSGYLKLQNITIHSQKLENSKKIKADLITSRALMKTADLIEICQGFYDENTTFLLYKGSNAKFEIEELKCDKQIYCQNERNYVVLKGLK from the coding sequence ATGAGTGATGAAATTTGGCAAATCGTAGCCAAATTTGATGAAATTTTAAAGAAATTTAATAAAATTCATAGTCTTACAAATTATAAAGATATCAAGCCAGTAGCCCTTGATAGCATAGAGCCGATTAAATTTCTAGGCTTTGAGCCTAAAGTTTGTGTAGATGTAGGCAGTGGGGCTGGATTTCCGGCGATATTTTTGGCTATGATTTTAAGAGAGTGTGAGTTTCATCTATATGAGCCAATTGCGAAAAAATCAAGCTTTTTATCCTATGTGAGTGGGTATTTGAAACTTCAAAATATCACTATACATAGCCAAAAATTAGAAAATTCCAAAAAGATTAAAGCTGATTTAATCACATCTAGGGCATTGATGAAAACGGCTGATTTGATCGAAATTTGCCAAGGATTTTATGATGAGAATACGACATTTTTACTATACAAAGGCTCAAATGCGAAATTTGAGATTGAAGAGTTAAAATGTGATAAGCAAATTTATTGCCAAAATGAGCGAAATTATGTAGTATTAAAGGGGTTAAAATGA
- a CDS encoding putative transporter: MFSSFFKSKKWAFWAYGGLLVIIISLIFQTRLNVAINDWYKDFYDIMQNVKEHSVDEFWEQIYRFLLIAMPYVIIATITTFFASHWVFRWREAMTFGYLNKWRECEYDIEGSSQRMQEDVYRFAKITETLGLQVLKALMILIAFIPVLWGLSSGVDLPYLRDIPGSLVWIALAVSIGGLIVSWFVGIKLPKLEYNIQKSEAAFRKELVYAEDDKINYASFESVLSLFTGLRFNYYRLFLHYGYFNVWLISFSQFMVIVPFIIMGNGLFSGVITLGVLIQVSNAFSQVRSSFSVFIDNWTTITELRSIHKRLDEFEKNIKFN, from the coding sequence ATGTTTTCAAGCTTTTTTAAGAGTAAAAAATGGGCTTTTTGGGCTTATGGCGGACTTTTGGTTATTATCATATCTTTGATATTTCAAACTAGGTTAAATGTGGCTATAAATGATTGGTATAAGGACTTTTACGACATTATGCAAAATGTCAAAGAGCATAGCGTAGATGAATTTTGGGAGCAAATTTATAGATTTTTATTAATTGCTATGCCATATGTGATTATCGCTACTATTACTACTTTTTTTGCTAGTCATTGGGTTTTTAGGTGGAGAGAGGCTATGACATTTGGCTATCTTAATAAATGGCGAGAGTGTGAGTATGATATAGAAGGCTCTAGCCAAAGAATGCAAGAAGATGTCTATAGATTTGCTAAGATTACTGAAACCTTAGGGCTACAAGTATTAAAAGCTTTAATGATATTAATAGCGTTTATTCCAGTCTTGTGGGGGCTTAGTAGTGGGGTGGATTTGCCATATTTAAGGGATATTCCAGGCTCTTTAGTCTGGATAGCCTTAGCTGTTAGCATAGGTGGGCTTATAGTATCTTGGTTTGTAGGGATTAAGCTACCAAAACTAGAGTATAATATCCAAAAAAGCGAAGCCGCATTTAGAAAAGAGCTAGTTTATGCTGAAGATGATAAGATTAATTATGCTAGTTTTGAGAGTGTATTGAGCCTATTTACTGGTCTTAGATTTAACTATTATAGATTATTTTTACACTATGGATACTTTAATGTTTGGCTTATTTCATTTTCGCAATTTATGGTAATTGTGCCATTTATAATTATGGGAAATGGGCTATTTAGTGGGGTTATTACGCTTGGAGTTTTAATCCAAGTTAGCAATGCATTTAGCCAAGTTCGCAGTAGCTTTAGCGTATTTATAGATAATTGGACGACCATTACAGAGCTTAGAAGCATACATAAAAGGCTTGATGAATTTGAGAAAAATATCAAATTCAATTAG
- a CDS encoding DUF2603 domain-containing protein — MNSHLENISQTLGISKRRRTTFELEPMEDNQMKLSYKGRANFDAPWFGMNGNKPCALVPAELFEALINALKNAQKENFELKLERSILQNLPIDFGDVWSVAIEEIKRANYKKEPNLDKLIAKIKKEHPNLFLDMRSLVNKE, encoded by the coding sequence ATGAATAGCCACTTAGAAAATATTAGTCAAACTCTAGGAATTAGCAAAAGGCGTCGCACAACCTTTGAATTAGAGCCAATGGAAGATAATCAAATGAAGCTAAGCTATAAAGGCAGGGCAAATTTCGATGCGCCATGGTTTGGTATGAATGGCAATAAGCCTTGCGCTCTTGTCCCAGCTGAGCTATTTGAAGCATTGATAAATGCGTTAAAAAACGCACAAAAAGAGAATTTCGAGCTAAAGCTTGAGCGATCAATTTTACAAAATTTACCAATTGATTTTGGCGATGTTTGGAGCGTAGCAATCGAAGAGATAAAAAGAGCCAACTACAAAAAAGAGCCAAATTTAGATAAGCTCATAGCAAAGATTAAAAAAGAGCACCCAAATCTATTTTTAGATATGCGCTCACTTGTTAATAAGGAGTAA
- the argF gene encoding ornithine carbamoyltransferase, producing the protein MRHFLTLNDISKDEILDILNIAKDIKKEALNKDYKPYLKDQFLAMIFEKSSTRTRVSFEVGIQQLGGKALFLSSRDIQLGRGEPIKDTARVLGGMVDMIMARVYKQSDLVELAKFSGIPVINGLSDDFHPVQLMADLLTLDELGLNIQNMKVAYVGDGNNMTNSWLMAASKLGFELRIATPKGYEVPQWVKSIALENAKSSGAIIQIGNDPKEAISGVDVVTTDTWVSMGQEDEKAKKVADFAGFCVDEGMMSLAKDKAVFLHCLPAYRGYEVSDGVFEAHADEIFKEAHNRLHAQKGVMVWCDRMRYE; encoded by the coding sequence ATGAGACACTTTTTGACTCTAAATGATATAAGCAAAGATGAAATTTTAGATATTTTAAACATTGCTAAAGATATTAAAAAAGAGGCGTTAAATAAGGATTATAAACCATATTTAAAAGATCAATTTTTGGCTATGATTTTTGAGAAAAGCTCAACTAGAACTAGAGTGAGCTTTGAAGTTGGGATACAACAACTCGGCGGAAAAGCGCTGTTTTTAAGTAGTCGTGATATACAACTTGGCCGTGGCGAGCCTATCAAAGATACCGCTAGAGTGCTTGGGGGAATGGTGGATATGATTATGGCTAGGGTTTATAAACAAAGCGATTTAGTGGAGCTTGCTAAATTTAGCGGTATTCCTGTGATAAATGGACTTAGCGATGATTTTCACCCTGTTCAATTGATGGCCGATTTGCTAACCTTAGACGAGCTTGGCTTAAATATCCAAAATATGAAAGTCGCATATGTAGGTGATGGCAATAACATGACAAACTCATGGCTTATGGCTGCTTCTAAGCTTGGTTTTGAGCTTAGAATCGCTACGCCAAAAGGCTATGAAGTCCCACAATGGGTAAAAAGCATAGCCTTAGAAAATGCCAAATCAAGTGGCGCTATAATCCAAATAGGCAATGACCCAAAAGAGGCTATAAGTGGCGTAGATGTCGTTACTACTGATACTTGGGTCTCTATGGGTCAAGAGGATGAAAAGGCTAAAAAAGTAGCTGATTTTGCTGGATTTTGCGTAGATGAGGGCATGATGAGCTTAGCCAAAGATAAAGCCGTGTTTTTACACTGCTTGCCAGCTTATAGGGGATATGAAGTAAGCGATGGCGTGTTTGAAGCTCACGCTGATGAGATATTTAAAGAAGCTCACAATAGACTTCACGCTCAAAAAGGAGTTATGGTCTGGTGCGATAGGATGAGATATGAATAG
- the rplT gene encoding 50S ribosomal protein L20 has protein sequence MARVKTGVVRRRRHKKVLKLARGFYSARHKHFRKAKEQLERSLVYAYRDRRAKKRDFRRLWIIRINAACRLNDISYSRFINGLKKANIELDRKVLANLAMNDSAAFASIVAEVKKAL, from the coding sequence ATGGCAAGAGTTAAAACAGGTGTTGTAAGACGCCGCAGACATAAAAAAGTTCTAAAACTAGCTCGTGGATTTTATAGTGCTAGACATAAGCACTTTAGAAAAGCTAAAGAGCAATTAGAAAGAAGTTTAGTATATGCATATCGTGATAGACGTGCAAAAAAGCGTGATTTCCGCAGATTGTGGATTATCCGCATTAATGCAGCGTGCAGATTAAATGATATAAGCTACTCAAGATTTATAAATGGTCTTAAAAAAGCAAATATCGAATTAGATAGAAAAGTCTTGGCAAATCTAGCTATGAATGACTCAGCAGCATTTGCTAGCATTGTAGCAGAAGTTAAAAAAGCTTTATAA
- the hemB gene encoding porphobilinogen synthase: protein MFKRYRRLRLDESLRAMVRENKISIDDFIYPLFVVEGIGIKNEISSMPGVFQMSLDEILKECQEIINLGIKSIILFGIPNLKDSIGSDALDENGIIARSLRAIKEKFPKLFVITDLCFCEYTDHGHCGILDYKCGSVDNDATLEISAKQALIHAKAGADMIAPSGMMDGIIYTLRKALDENGYVNLPIMSYSTKFASAYYGPFRDVAQSAPSFGDRKSYQMDPANRLEAIGESLEDEAQGADILMVKPALAYLDIIRDIKERTKLPLCVYNVSGEYALLKAGAKAGVIDYERVMMETMIAFKRAGANLIISYHAKEVAKILNSNKG, encoded by the coding sequence ATGTTTAAAAGATATAGAAGATTAAGATTAGATGAGTCTTTAAGGGCAATGGTAAGAGAGAATAAAATATCTATTGATGATTTTATATATCCGCTTTTTGTAGTTGAGGGCATAGGGATAAAAAATGAGATAAGCTCTATGCCTGGCGTGTTTCAGATGAGTTTAGATGAGATTTTAAAAGAGTGCCAAGAGATTATAAATTTAGGGATAAAATCGATAATTTTATTTGGAATTCCAAATTTAAAAGATAGCATAGGTAGCGATGCTTTAGATGAAAATGGGATAATTGCTAGATCGCTAAGAGCTATTAAGGAGAAATTTCCAAAGCTTTTTGTGATTACTGATCTATGCTTTTGTGAATATACAGATCATGGGCATTGCGGGATTTTGGATTATAAATGTGGCTCTGTGGATAATGATGCTACGCTTGAAATTTCAGCCAAACAAGCCCTTATCCACGCAAAAGCTGGAGCTGATATGATAGCACCTAGTGGAATGATGGATGGGATAATCTACACTTTGCGTAAAGCTTTAGATGAGAATGGTTATGTGAATTTGCCTATTATGTCCTATTCAACTAAATTCGCCTCAGCATATTATGGACCATTTAGAGATGTTGCACAAAGCGCTCCAAGCTTTGGCGATAGAAAAAGCTACCAAATGGATCCAGCAAATAGGCTTGAGGCAATTGGTGAGAGCTTAGAAGATGAGGCTCAAGGTGCTGATATTTTGATGGTTAAACCAGCTTTAGCATATCTAGATATTATAAGAGATATAAAAGAGCGAACTAAACTACCGCTTTGCGTGTATAATGTAAGTGGCGAGTATGCACTCTTAAAGGCTGGAGCTAAGGCTGGAGTGATTGATTATGAGCGTGTGATGATGGAGACGATGATAGCATTTAAAAGAGCTGGGGCTAATCTAATTATCAGCTATCATGCCAAAGAGGTTGCTAAGATATTAAATTCAAACAAGGGATAG
- a CDS encoding pyrroline-5-carboxylate reductase, translating to MKITIIGAGNMGLAMANGLKSAGFEVVLAGRFSGRLEALRGEFNIEIIDKNYDINDKNIILAIKPNALEWFKNIANGKANSIISVLARTSLEQIQAINAINHAICLPNIAAKDRASINPYMASGDIEIIEQILNGFGKAVKFDSKATFDAASIISGCAPAYLALVADAINSAAVRSGLNLSDAQAMTSGLFNSFATLIENRHPALIRDSICSPAGTTIEGVCKLEEAGVRTAFIEAIKASLIKQRG from the coding sequence ATGAAAATTACCATAATTGGTGCTGGAAATATGGGGCTAGCCATGGCTAATGGGCTAAAATCAGCTGGATTTGAGGTTGTATTAGCTGGGAGATTTAGTGGTAGATTAGAGGCTTTGCGTGGCGAATTTAATATAGAAATTATCGATAAAAATTATGATATAAATGACAAAAATATCATATTAGCCATTAAGCCAAATGCACTTGAGTGGTTTAAAAATATAGCAAATGGCAAAGCAAATTCGATAATTAGCGTGTTAGCTCGCACTAGCTTAGAGCAAATCCAAGCTATAAACGCCATAAATCACGCTATTTGTTTGCCAAATATCGCCGCTAAAGATAGAGCTAGTATAAATCCATATATGGCAAGTGGAGATATAGAGATAATAGAGCAAATTTTAAATGGATTTGGCAAGGCGGTTAAATTTGACTCAAAAGCTACTTTTGACGCAGCAAGTATCATTAGCGGATGCGCCCCAGCATACCTAGCCTTAGTAGCTGATGCTATCAATAGTGCCGCAGTTCGCTCAGGGCTAAATCTTAGCGACGCTCAGGCTATGACAAGTGGGCTATTTAATAGCTTTGCTACACTGATTGAAAATAGACACCCAGCCTTAATAAGAGATAGTATCTGCTCACCTGCTGGGACGACTATTGAAGGGGTGTGTAAGTTAGAAGAAGCCGGAGTTAGAACCGCCTTTATAGAAGCTATAAAAGCAAGTTTAATAAAACAAAGAGGATAA
- the htpX gene encoding zinc metalloprotease HtpX, giving the protein MELFKTAFFMVALMLLFVFIGGMIGGVGGMMIAFCIAVAMNFFSYFYSDKLILKRYNAMEIDPSHQLYYITRKLCLKAGLELPKLYIINDPTPNAFATGRNPSNAAVALTTGLVDMLNSDEIASVIAHELGHIRHYDILTGSIAAVFAGAIAILANFAQFGAMLGSNQNRQNPLLIIALAIIMPLAATIIQMSISRSREFEADKFSALITSPNDLASALLKLENSNQKAVVRNANEQTAHMFIISPFSGGIASGISNLFRTHPTTKQRVDRLRELNYQSPAKRYFNS; this is encoded by the coding sequence ATGGAGCTATTTAAGACGGCGTTTTTTATGGTGGCGCTTATGTTGCTTTTTGTCTTTATCGGTGGGATGATCGGCGGAGTTGGCGGGATGATGATAGCATTTTGTATCGCTGTAGCTATGAATTTTTTCAGCTATTTTTATAGTGATAAGCTCATTTTAAAAAGATATAATGCTATGGAGATTGACCCATCTCATCAGCTATATTATATCACTCGCAAACTATGCTTAAAAGCTGGTTTAGAGCTACCAAAGCTATATATTATTAATGACCCAACTCCAAACGCATTTGCCACTGGACGCAACCCTTCAAATGCGGCTGTAGCCTTGACTACTGGGCTAGTTGATATGCTAAATAGCGATGAGATCGCATCAGTTATAGCTCACGAGCTAGGTCATATAAGGCATTATGATATTTTGACTGGCTCTATTGCGGCAGTTTTTGCTGGGGCGATAGCGATTTTAGCAAATTTCGCTCAATTTGGAGCCATGCTAGGAAGTAATCAAAATCGCCAAAATCCGCTTTTGATAATTGCTCTAGCTATAATAATGCCACTAGCAGCTACTATAATTCAGATGAGTATCTCACGCTCAAGGGAGTTTGAAGCAGATAAATTCTCAGCTTTAATAACTAGTCCAAATGATCTAGCTAGCGCTCTTTTAAAGCTAGAAAATAGCAACCAAAAAGCAGTAGTAAGAAACGCTAACGAGCAAACTGCTCATATGTTTATAATAAGTCCATTTAGTGGGGGTATCGCAAGTGGAATATCTAATCTCTTTCGCACTCATCCTACAACTAAGCAAAGAGTGGATAGATTAAGAGAGTTAAATTATCAAAGCCCAGCTAAAAGGTATTTTAATAGCTAA
- a CDS encoding DUF5718 family protein — protein MSINIGFGIAGNFALHLEQAGEASDFALVKTDDEYAPKGIFPFYIKGSSGFLGRNCIDNSYLYLPSNENLNVQMEPEIALRCELEYENGKVKSVKPLKFAAFNDASVRNDKTATKISQKKNFSTGSKGLGNEIEIDKFSIGGICDNYSLVSFLKSSNEFIRYGECAKLSGYSYFYEKLLEWIKDKLNTQQDYAVLENLSKILSDANYPNEMIITIGATRYEEDGKDRYLKSGDICYVVAFDHTKFDLQSITNAIKDGLKLPSSVSILRQEVR, from the coding sequence GTGAGTATAAATATAGGATTTGGAATAGCTGGAAACTTCGCTTTACATCTTGAACAAGCTGGTGAGGCTAGTGATTTTGCCTTAGTAAAAACTGATGATGAATACGCACCAAAGGGGATTTTCCCATTTTATATAAAGGGCAGTAGTGGCTTTTTAGGCAGAAATTGCATAGATAATAGCTATCTATATCTACCTAGCAATGAGAATTTAAATGTGCAAATGGAGCCAGAAATCGCCCTAAGATGCGAATTAGAGTATGAAAATGGCAAGGTCAAAAGCGTTAAGCCACTGAAATTTGCTGCATTTAATGACGCTTCTGTTAGAAATGATAAAACCGCTACTAAAATCTCTCAAAAGAAAAACTTCAGCACCGGCTCAAAAGGGCTTGGCAATGAGATTGAGATAGATAAATTTAGCATTGGTGGGATCTGCGATAACTATAGCTTGGTTTCATTTTTAAAAAGCTCAAATGAATTTATCAGATATGGAGAGTGTGCCAAGCTAAGTGGCTACTCATATTTTTATGAAAAATTGCTTGAGTGGATTAAAGATAAATTAAATACTCAACAAGATTACGCTGTGCTAGAGAATTTATCCAAAATTTTAAGCGACGCAAACTACCCAAATGAGATGATAATCACAATTGGCGCTACAAGATATGAAGAAGATGGAAAAGATAGGTATCTAAAATCTGGCGATATATGCTATGTAGTCGCATTTGACCATACTAAATTTGATTTACAAAGCATAACAAACGCTATAAAAGATGGCTTAAAATTACCAAGTAGCGTCTCTATTTTAAGACAGGAAGTAAGATGA
- the ribA gene encoding GTP cyclohydrolase II — protein MNIEVSQIANLPTKFGNFKIKAYKENHKEHLAIFTSNLGEIVNLRVHSECLTGDALGSKKCDCGEQLESALKYIANNGGMVIYLRQEGRNIGLLNKVNAYNLQDSGLDTIQANHQLGFKADERTYEMVDFILNDFGIKGVNLLTNNPLKLTSIKTKIISRIPIQIAPNKYNKDYLNIKKEQMGHML, from the coding sequence ATGAATATAGAGGTATCACAAATTGCAAATTTGCCAACTAAATTTGGTAATTTTAAAATAAAAGCGTATAAAGAAAATCATAAAGAGCATCTAGCTATATTTACTTCAAATTTAGGCGAGATAGTAAATTTACGTGTCCATTCAGAGTGCCTTACAGGCGATGCTCTAGGGAGTAAAAAGTGCGATTGTGGTGAGCAGCTAGAATCTGCATTAAAGTATATCGCAAATAATGGTGGTATGGTTATTTACCTGCGTCAAGAAGGTAGAAATATAGGATTATTAAATAAAGTAAATGCTTATAATCTCCAAGACTCTGGATTAGATACCATACAGGCAAATCATCAGCTAGGATTTAAGGCTGATGAGAGGACATATGAGATGGTTGATTTTATCTTAAATGATTTTGGGATTAAGGGGGTGAATTTACTAACAAACAACCCATTAAAGCTCACAAGCATAAAAACCAAAATCATAAGCCGAATTCCAATCCAAATAGCGCCAAATAAGTATAATAAAGATTATCTAAATATCAAAAAAGAGCAGATGGGGCATATGCTATGA
- the hemN gene encoding oxygen-independent coproporphyrinogen III oxidase translates to MVDFEAFVKYSKPGPRYTSYPTALEFSDEFDYDEYIKRLKECDKPLSLYFHLPFCRSACYFCGCNVIYTSKSDKMSRYLDYLERELEILATIIDTKKSVVQMHFGGGTPTFYSASELDRLIKSIKKYFKNFTNDAEISCEIDPRFLNQEQLEVLSKHGFNRVSFGVQDFDEKVQKEIHRIQPFNITQNAVNLARKYGMLSVNTDLIYGLPYQNLESFKRTLELGVSLNPDRFAIFNYAHVPWIKKSMRKFDEATLPSPKTKLEILKYTMDYLPKNGYKMIGMDHYAKPSDELFKALSNGSLHRNFQGYTTKGGAQLIGVGLTSIGEGDDYYAQNHKDMVNYEAAIDAGRLPNSKGIYLSNQDKLRKFVIMELMANFSLDIKRVESEFGISFFDYFKAELDELGELKQFMNISNQKIEINQTGTLLIRNIAMCFDEYMAKFKGVNNSFSKTV, encoded by the coding sequence ATGGTAGATTTTGAAGCTTTTGTGAAGTATTCTAAGCCAGGACCTAGATACACAAGCTACCCTACGGCTTTGGAATTTAGCGATGAGTTTGATTATGATGAGTATATTAAGCGTTTAAAAGAGTGCGATAAGCCACTTTCGCTATATTTTCATCTACCATTTTGCCGTTCGGCGTGCTATTTTTGTGGCTGTAATGTTATCTACACTAGCAAAAGCGATAAGATGAGTCGCTACTTGGATTATTTAGAGCGTGAGCTTGAAATTTTAGCTACCATCATAGATACTAAAAAAAGCGTTGTCCAGATGCATTTTGGCGGTGGGACGCCGACTTTTTATAGCGCTAGCGAGCTTGATAGGCTTATAAAATCCATAAAAAAATATTTTAAAAACTTTACAAATGATGCTGAGATAAGCTGTGAGATAGACCCAAGATTTTTAAATCAAGAGCAGCTAGAAGTGCTTAGCAAACATGGATTTAATAGAGTAAGCTTTGGAGTTCAAGATTTTGATGAAAAGGTTCAAAAAGAGATCCATAGAATTCAGCCATTTAATATAACTCAAAATGCGGTAAATTTGGCTAGAAAATATGGAATGCTAAGCGTGAATACAGATCTCATCTATGGTCTGCCATATCAAAATCTAGAGAGTTTTAAACGCACTTTAGAGCTAGGAGTTAGCCTAAATCCAGATAGATTTGCTATATTTAATTACGCTCATGTGCCTTGGATCAAAAAAAGTATGAGAAAATTTGATGAAGCCACGCTCCCAAGCCCAAAAACTAAGCTTGAAATTCTAAAATACACTATGGATTATCTACCAAAAAATGGTTATAAAATGATCGGTATGGATCACTACGCTAAGCCTAGCGATGAGCTATTTAAAGCTCTTAGCAATGGCTCCTTACATAGGAATTTCCAAGGATACACTACAAAAGGCGGAGCTCAACTAATTGGCGTGGGGCTTACTAGTATCGGCGAAGGCGATGACTACTACGCACAAAATCACAAAGATATGGTTAATTACGAAGCTGCTATTGATGCTGGGAGATTACCAAATTCAAAAGGAATTTATCTAAGCAATCAAGATAAGCTTAGAAAATTTGTAATAATGGAGCTGATGGCGAATTTCTCTTTAGATATTAAAAGGGTTGAGAGCGAATTTGGCATTAGCTTTTTTGACTATTTTAAAGCTGAGTTAGATGAGCTAGGCGAGCTAAAGCAGTTTATGAATATTAGTAATCAAAAAATTGAGATAAACCAAACTGGAACGCTATTAATACGAAATATCGCTATGTGCTTTGATGAGTATATGGCTAAATTTAAAGGCGTTAATAATAGCTTTTCAAAGACTGTTTAA
- the purM gene encoding phosphoribosylformylglycinamidine cyclo-ligase, which yields MISYKEAGVDIDAGNSFVDGIKPFVKSTLTPNVIGGIGSFSGAFRFPSGYKKPTLLAATDGVGTKLRLAIDSGKLGSVGIDLVAMCVNDLICNFATPMFFLDYYATGKLDINSAKEVVSGIAKGCVIARCALIGGETAEMPSMYSSGDFDLAGFAVGVAEEDEIDRTKFVNEGDILIALPSSGLHSNGYSLARAVIKKEKLNLGGEFEGKTLLETLLEPTRIYVDEFLRLKDSINAMAHITGGGIVENLPRVLPKGLGAKVQRSSIKTPNIFNLIAKSVEQSEMDRTFNCGVGMVLVVSKDKVDHILANSDGYIIGEIIKSDGVVMA from the coding sequence ATGATAAGTTATAAAGAAGCAGGCGTGGATATAGATGCTGGTAATAGCTTTGTAGATGGTATTAAGCCATTTGTCAAATCAACTCTAACGCCAAATGTCATAGGCGGTATAGGCTCATTCTCTGGAGCCTTTAGATTTCCTAGCGGATACAAAAAGCCAACTCTTCTAGCAGCTACTGATGGGGTCGGCACGAAGCTACGCCTAGCCATAGATAGCGGTAAGCTAGGTAGCGTGGGTATTGATTTAGTAGCGATGTGCGTTAATGATTTAATATGCAATTTTGCTACTCCTATGTTTTTTTTAGATTACTATGCAACTGGAAAATTAGATATAAACTCAGCAAAAGAGGTAGTAAGCGGAATTGCCAAAGGCTGCGTAATAGCTAGATGCGCCCTAATCGGCGGAGAGACTGCTGAAATGCCTAGTATGTATAGCTCAGGGGATTTTGATCTAGCTGGTTTTGCTGTGGGAGTGGCTGAAGAAGATGAGATTGATAGAACTAAATTTGTAAATGAAGGCGATATTTTAATAGCACTTCCAAGCTCTGGGCTACACTCTAATGGATACTCCCTAGCTCGTGCAGTTATCAAAAAAGAGAAGTTAAATTTAGGTGGCGAATTTGAGGGCAAGACACTTTTAGAAACTCTTTTAGAGCCTACTAGAATTTATGTAGATGAGTTTTTGCGTCTTAAAGATAGCATAAACGCAATGGCCCATATCACTGGTGGCGGAATAGTCGAAAATCTCCCTAGAGTTTTACCTAAAGGGCTTGGGGCAAAAGTGCAAAGAAGCTCTATAAAAACACCAAATATATTTAATCTAATCGCTAAAAGCGTAGAGCAAAGTGAGATGGATAGGACATTTAACTGCGGTGTTGGAATGGTGCTAGTAGTATCAAAGGATAAGGTAGATCACATCTTAGCAAATAGCGATGGATACATTATTGGAGAGATTATCAAAAGCGATGGGGTCGTGATGGCTTGA